The Macadamia integrifolia cultivar HAES 741 chromosome 4, SCU_Mint_v3, whole genome shotgun sequence genome contains the following window.
GGCTGATCCTGAAACACTAAATTTGGTATTATGGTTTTCACACATCAAAATTGTTAACTTGTCAGCATGTTTTATAAGGGAATATGGTAAATTGTTAGCAATGGTCGCCATAAATCTAATGAGAATTATTTTGAGTTCAAATGACGATATTTCTTGATTTGGAAGTATTaagtattctttattttttactttattttgtgAGCTATGGTGGTTGCAGAGTACAACGTATTTTGTCCAGAAAGCCAATggtgcaacaacaacaacaagaaaaacaagaagatcCAAAGAAAACTGATGAAATTATCAATGAAGTGAAGGAAGATGACCTATATGTTGAACGGATACGAATTGAAAATATGCAGCTCAGGTTTGAATATAGCTCtactcaactaagccttttcCACCCAACTAAATGTGTTCAGCTAGGTGAATTATATTCCACCATTCAACTCTATTTAAGGTCATCTTAGTTTTGAACTGTATCCGAATTATTGGGATAGGGTGAGAATAGTAATGGTGCCTTAATCTGCCATTCCATAATTCTATGTTTATTTTCATGTGCAATAGACATTTTATGATGTAAATAGAGAGTTGTATTGGGGAAACCAAATTCACTACTGGTGTGAATTCTAACCTGTCCACTGAATTCATTACTATGATATGCATTTTTGGGACATTTTAGAATTCCTACCAGTAGTGAATtggtgacctttgttgatggaGCACGTTATCGCTGATCTAGTCAGTTCAAGTAAGAATCACTATGTATTACTTAGGGACCAGGCTTAACATAAGCGACATTGATTGGCCATGGAATGAAGGATTGATCAGGGTCAGGATCAGTCCGATCAATGCTGATGTGGATAAGGTGATTTAATCCATTCAAAGAATACATTTTTTATCGATGATTCAGACGATAAGTTTTAAGTCTGGAATTTCAgaatttactttctttttagGCGGTGTTTGTTTGCTGTAATATATTATGGTATTTATTGAAAATCAACGCAAAATTGTATACAGATTAGAAAGGGGGAAAATATTTTATCGTAATGCAATACAAAAAGTTGGAAAACAACCACTTCAAAATTCAGAATGTTGTTTTCCCAAATTGGTGATGCTATCTTGATCATTGGTACTCTTGACACCCATGGAAGACTCCACCCTCATCGTCTAGCTAGATTCTTTCCCCATGTTCAAATGTCATTCTTGGTCAtgtacaacaaaaaaaatgccAAATAGCAGAACAATATTAAaggaaatttataaataaataattattctataaaatattttatggtgaaagaaaaaaaccttAGGGATATATTAAtgttatcaattttttttttttttgggggggtggggtgggggtgggagggTTACTTATGAATGTATCTATGTATGTGTTGCATGGTGCACAAAAAAGGTTGCACCATCAAATGACCTTTGATGTAATCCAATCGTCACCCTTGTTGGGTGCTTGATGTTTGATGTGGGATAtttaatgtcattttcattCGGTGTCTCTCCAGCTTGCGTAACTTGCTTAACAAAATCACAATTCAAGAGCCAACTTTTGACAGGATGATTGTTGTATACAGGTATAAACCTTTTATCTAGttatttgtcttcttttttttttcttttttcgtatGGTTGAATTGAAAGTTAGAATCTCAGTGTGTTAACAGAGCTTACCATCAAAACCATTGCCATAAGCCTATAATATGAAGTTGGGCATATATTACCATTGATGAAAAAGAGTTTCAAGAGAGTATACAATTTATAtgtttatataaataaaatggatttCCCAAAAGATCCACCATTTGATGGTTCCAATAAAAAAAGTGTTTGCAGTCCACACAGGTGGTGATACCAGTCTATTTATCAAATTCCTTTTAGCATGTGAAAAATTGCGAGTATGTTTGTACAATTTCATATCCCCACTCCCTCAACATTATAcataaaaagaatggaaagtgatttcttttttatttacacAAGCATGATTACTCTCCAGGCGAGCAAGTCCAGAAACCAAACCAGATCGAGGAATATATGTGAAACATTTTAAAAACATTCCCATGGCTGATATGGAAATAGTTCTGGTGAATTCCTTAACCTTTCCGTCCCCCACTGTTTCATTTCCTGGTATGAGTGTTTTTACTGTAATTATTTGTTACAGCTGTGTTTAGTCAATTAGCTGATATtggcttatttatttatttgtttattattattattttaatatttctttCTTACATTTAAAAGCCAGAGAAGAAAAATCCAAGTTTGACACCGATGGATTGGGTCAAATTCCTTGTTTCGGCTGTCCTTGGGCTGGTCAGTTATTCAATGTCCTTGAAGATTAATGTGTACTGTTCTTTATTTTGATCATGCTATTTCTGACACCTgcaatcactttattttaggtTGCTCTTTTCGGTTCACTTGAAATGCCTAAAGCTGACTTTTGGGTCATTATTGCCATCCTCTCTGGACTGGCTGGCTACTGCGCGAAGATCTACTTCACGTTAAGTGTTGAACATTGTTTCTTATGAATTGGATGTGTTTGGGTACTTAAACTTGCTTGTTTCATTGATGGGCAAAGCACATGCTATCAGTGGGATAATGGGATCTCATTGCTTAAGGCAACCGAATTGGGTTTCCCACTGGCCATATAGAGTAATATGATCTGTgctttttttacccaaaaaaatgtgatttgtGACCTGTGCTTTCATTACAGGGAGATTACTAACACTATACTCTTGCTCTGTTTGAGTTCCTGATCACTAATATGGTTCATGTGGATCTTCTTCTGTAGGTTTCAGCAGAACATGGTCACTTATCAGAACTTGATTACACAATCCATGTACGACAAACAATTGGATAGTGGGAAGGGCACTCTTCTTCACTTGTGTGATGATGTGATTCAACAAGAAGTAGGCACCAATCCAgaatataattttctttcttaatatgaatccataaaaaaataaaaattaaaaaataagctCTAATTGAAAATTTGGAATAGATTTGACTTGAAAAGTCTTTATTCTAACCTGGTTTTTCCAAGTCGTTGAGTTCTCAGTGGATTCTAGAATCTATGGTACAAGGATTTGCTGGGTATTTTTCAAGTGCTTATTAAAGTTTGACAGCatcttattgttttttttttttttttttttgggggggggggggggcgtggGGGGTGGGTAGTCAGGAAACCCAGAAATTCAGTAGGTCACATGACAGACTTGGAATTTTTTGCCTACATAGTGTGTCCACTTCTAAAACTTAGTTCATGCCAAAGTCGCCAAAGCTTTGGATGAATGATGACTGTTTGAATCAACAATAGTTCTTTTCTATCATGTCTACAAGGcaataccaatacaatacaTTATCCTTTTATCAAcaattgtttcttttattttatttattatttcatttagtATGAGCCACCCATCATCAAGCCATTTTTCCCAATTCAAATTTTAACACCCAGCAAGTGAATTACGAGTTTCTCAACTTTGTGCACCTTAATCTGAATATACAGGTCAAAGAGGTcatcatttctttctttattttgatgGAACAGGGTAAAGCTACAAAAGAGGTATGTATTTCTAAGATATACAATCTCTAGAACATTTGAATGTGGAATCTGATTTATTGTGATTCTGTGATGAGTAGGATCTTGATCATCGGTGTGAAGAACTAATTGAAGAGGAGTTTGGTGAGCGATGCAACTTTGAAGTGGATGATGCAGTCCAAAAGTTGGAGAAGCTGGGCATTGTTAGTAGGGTGAGTTTTACATTGGTATCTCTATTTTTCCAATTCTCACTGAAATAGCTCTTGTGAGAGTGCCTatgcagaaaaaaaaaccaactggGTGATCTGGATCTGTTGTTGTCTTTTGGTCTACAAATGGAATTGAAAATGAGATCTTACTCAGTTGATAAAAGTACTCCAATTGTCTTTATCAATGTCGGCCTTCGCATTTGTAAATGATTTCTAATAATACAAAAAGAAGTAACTAGTTattcaaataaaatatttgaattcATAAGCGGACAGAAGAacctttttcaaatttttgaatCTGATGGAGTGAATAAAGGATGGGATTGAGGAGTCTGTCCTATATGTTCAAAAACATACTTTGAACTTGTTTCTTGAACTGACGACTGGAAAATTTGTGAATTCAGGATACCATTGGAAGATATTATTGCGTATCCTTGAAGCGTGCTAATGAGATCATT
Protein-coding sequences here:
- the LOC122076511 gene encoding uncharacterized protein LOC122076511, coding for MDKKNKDVIRLEREAVIPILKPKLIMSLANLIEHGSDRAEFIKLCKRVEYTIRAWYFLQFEDLMQLYSLFDPVHGSQKLAQQKLSPEEIDVLEQNFLAYLFEVMDKSNFKITNNEEIEVAQSGQYLLNLPITVDKSKLDTKLLKRFFEEHPRENLPEFHDKYIIFRRGIGIDRTTDYFFMEKLDMMLIARLWGWLLRVTGVQRILSRKPMVQQQQQEKQEDPKKTDEIINEVKEDDLYVERIRIENMQLSLRNLLNKITIQEPTFDRMIVVYRRASPETKPDRGIYVKHFKNIPMADMEIVLPEKKNPSLTPMDWVKFLVSAVLGLVALFGSLEMPKADFWVIIAILSGLAGYCAKIYFTFQQNMVTYQNLITQSMYDKQLDSGKGTLLHLCDDVIQQEVKEVIISFFILMEQGKATKEDLDHRCEELIEEEFGERCNFEVDDAVQKLEKLGIVSRDTIGRYYCVSLKRANEIIGTTTEELVLKARQGSSNAA